The following proteins come from a genomic window of Zygotorulaspora mrakii chromosome 8, complete sequence:
- the SSH1 gene encoding Ssh1p (similar to Saccharomyces cerevisiae SSH1 (YBR283C); ancestral locus Anc_1.303) yields MAGFRLIDVVKPFLPILPEVEAPFEKVSFDDKLVYTIISALIYIFSQFPLAGVSKEETVVKDPIYFLRGVFGAEPKTLLEFGIFPVFSSGLILQLLAGLKLIKVNFKVQQDRELFQTLTKLVALLQYFILANIFIFSGYYGEDLSIVQIGLLNLQLVGAGFVVILMSEVIDKGFGFASGCMTINTVVIATNLVADTFGFSQIAVGSDGNKEAQGSIINLLQGLRSKHKTFFGGLLSAFNRDYLPNLNTTLIVLAIGASVCYLQSFRLELPIRSTKARGVSNVYPIRLLHVGGLSVAFSYILLFTIHIAAFVVIQLIGKNDPSSIVCKIFGHYESVSNLFYTPTFPLSLLTPPKSLFSGLLQQPLTFFVYTAFMLVTGIWFADVWQGMSGSSARDLALQFKEQDITLTGRREQGVAKELEKVIPVASTTGAALLAILAIVGEFLGLKGKGAGMVVGVATGFSLLELISIDYQQSGGQSALAQVLGAPGRF; encoded by the coding sequence TTCGATTAATTGATGTGGTTAAGCCCTTCCTACCCATTCTACCTGAGGTTGAAGCACCCTTTGAAAAGGTTTCGTTTGATGACAAACTTGTTTACACCATCATATCAGCGTTAATCTACATTTTCAGTCAATTTCCGTTGGCAGGTGtctcaaaagaagagaCGGTGGTTAAAGATCCTATTTATTTCTTGCGTGGAGTATTTGGGGCGGAACCAAAGACGCTCTTGGAGTTTGGTATCTTCCCTGTTTTTTCAAGTGGTTTGATTCTACAACTATTGGCAGGattgaaattgatcaaGGTTAACTTCAAAGTTCAACAAGATAGAGAATTGTTTCAGACATTGACAAAATTGGTGGCACTGCTGCAATATTTCATTCTTGCcaacatcttcattttttccgGCTACTATGGTGAAGATCTAAGCATTGTTCAAATCGGGCTATTGAATCTTCAATTGGTAGGAGCAGGTTTTGTTGTCATTTTGATGTCTGAGGTCATTGACAAAGGCTTTGGTTTTGCTTCTGGTTGTATGACAATAAACACTGTCGTTATTGCAACAAATTTGGTTGCCGATACTTTTGGATTCTCACAAATTGCTGTTGGCAGTGATGGTAATAAGGAAGCTCAGGGTTCTATCATCAACTTACTACAGGGTTTGAGAAGTAAGCATAAGACTTTCTTCGGGGGTTTACTTTCTGCCTTTAATAGAGATTACTTGCCAAATCTCAATACTACTTTGATCGTCCTGGCTATTGGTGCATCTGTTTGTTACTTACAAAGTTTCCGTTTGGAATTACCTATTAGATCAACTAAGGCTCGCGGTGTGAGTAATGTTTATCCTATTCGCCTATTGCATGTTGGTGGTTTATCTGTTGCATTTTCTTATATTCTCTTATTCACAATTCATATCGCAGCATTTGTTGTTATCCAACTAATCGGCAAAAATGATCCATCCAGTATtgtttgcaaaatttttggtcATTATGAAAGTGTCAGCAACTTATTTTACACACCCACCTTTCCACTATCCTTATTGACACCTCCAAAATCTCTTTTTAGTGGTCTCCTTCAACAACCATTGaccttttttgtttatacGGCATTCATGCTAGTTACCGGTATATGGTTTGCAGACGTATGGCAAGGAATGTCTGGTTCTTCAGCCCGTGATCTTGCTCTTCAATTCAAAGAGCAAGATATTACGCTAACTGGTCGTAGAGAGCAAGGGGTTGCAAAAGAGTTAGAGAAAGTTATTCCAGTTGCTTCAACAACTGGTGCAGCTCTTTTAGCAATTCTCGCAATAGTTGGAGAATTTCTAGGATTAAAAGGTAAAGGCGCCGGTATGGTTGTAGGTGTAGCTACCGGATTCTCCTTACTAGAATTGATCTCAATAGATTATCAGCAGAGTGGTGGCCAAAGTGCCTTGGCTCAAGTACTAGGTGCTCCAGGACGTTTTTAA
- the MRPL27 gene encoding mitochondrial 54S ribosomal protein mL41 (similar to Saccharomyces cerevisiae MRPL27 (YBR282W); ancestral locus Anc_1.304) — MKPTSINLFKESPISLLTRPWKKYRDGTLFYGQSKSGNRRTALTTKQGNKTMYKGTRSSGIGKHTRYGGYTIQWNKVRTFVTPQDYNVELKPLVSHNVPELRHNFKGFQKGILDSRLYFDKLREYVKNGKAQSDGSDVNCYIERG, encoded by the coding sequence ATGAAACCTACTAGCATCAATCTATTCAAGGAGTCCCCTATATCTCTTTTAACCAGGCCATGGAAAAAGTACAGAGATGGGACTTTATTTTATGGTCAATCCAAGTCCGGTAATCGTCGTACTGCTTTGACCACAAAGCAAGGTAATAAAACCATGTATAAGGGTACTCGTTCATCCGGTATTGGTAAACATACAAGGTACGGTGGCTATACCATTCAATGGAACAAAGTGCGTACTTTTGTGACTCCACAGGACTATAATGTTGAACTAAAACCTCTGGTCAGCCATAATGTGCCGGAGCTTAGACATAATTTCAAGGGCTTTCAGAAAGGTATTTTAGATTCCAGActatattttgataaactTAGAGAGTatgtgaaaaatggaaaggCTCAAAGCGATGGTTCCGATGTAAATTGCTATATTGAGAGGGGTtaa
- the RGL1 gene encoding Rgl1p (similar to Saccharomyces cerevisiae YPL066W; ancestral locus Anc_8.530) yields MTRPIISLKPSYNSVVRGCPGLPETLPRVECELRIRSSDAKPFKIDKIEIVLKTVESLINTSHHSFSSKPKLERTSTHYKKSIRISEKKLIGIDIPLTIGLPDDIKETNFNHNFGQAVTFLECGLRYNGLEERELFTRTINVERYTFLPSPKMFPSLGRKVYSPDKKFAVTYRLRNPCVTKDDFLHVDFELKLNSKGGHDNSVSSSSTTSLIFNKKSKARLKAAVVNVKEFLEVNSDDRTGSSGVNEPKENVLLEMGMPIDELITNNPIRWSMDIRILTQNELFKEFEDSLLESPLLSKSVNSSDEFSASNPKINTRLIQNKADGNPGLVPLQYHTSITTHRGNLFRILHGITVKFKIGNGKSFQISQPIDITPWKLSQLKNVEQLILQERETAKYARLFYENFGGLKKVVASASTGTHADRVEYPPLPPVVYPNDSRTLKKLNVEFSGEERSNRSRIPLLE; encoded by the coding sequence ATGACACGTCCGATAATATCGCTGAAGCCTAGCTATAATTCCGTGGTTCGAGGTTGTCCAGGACTACCAGAAACACTGCCACGAGTTGAATGTGAGCTGCGAATAAGGTCTAGCGACGCAAAAcccttcaaaattgacaAGATAGAGATCGTGCTCAAGACGGTGGAATCATTAATCAATACGTCGCATCATTCATTTAGCTCAAAGCCAAAACTCGAGAGGACAAGTACCCATTACAAAAAGAGTATAAGGATaagtgaaaagaaattgattgGTATCGACATTCCTTTGACCATTGGTCTGCCAGATGATATCAAGGAAACAAACTTTAATCATAACTTTGGTCAAGCGGTAACGTTTTTGGAATGTGGCTTGCGGTACAACGGACTCGAGGAACGTGAGCTCTTCACGAGGACTATAAATGTTGAGAGATACACATTTCTGCCTAGTCCTAAGATGTTTCCTAGCCTTGGTAGAAAAGTATACTCCCCTGACAAAAAGTTTGCCGTAACATATAGGCTTAGGAATCCATGCGTCACAAAAGATGACTTTTTGCATGTTGATTTCGAACTTAAGCTTAATTCTAAGGGCGGACATGACAACtcagtttcttcatcatcaacgaCATCACTGATctttaacaaaaaaagcaaGGCAAGACTAAAGGCAGCAGTAGTGAATGTAAAGGAATTTCTCGAGGTGAATAGTGACGATCGAACGGGATCTAGCGGCGTTAATGAGCCAAAAGAGAACGTATTGCTTGAGATGGGGATGccaattgatgaattaATTACAAACAACCCTATAAGATGGTCAATGGATATTCGTATCCTTACCCAAAAtgagcttttcaaagaatttgaagattccTTGCTAGAATCACCattactttcaaaatcgGTCAATTCATCGGACGAATTCTCGGCAAGCaatccaaaaataaataccAGACTTATACAAAATAAAGCAGATGGAAATCCTGGTCTGGTTCCACTGCAATATCATACATCGATCACTACTCATCGTGGAAATCTCTTCAGAATTCTTCATGGGATTACTGTTAAATTCAAGATAGGTAATGGCAAAAGCTTCCAGATAAGTCAGCCCATAGATATAACACCCTGGAAACTTTCTCAACTGAAGAATGTCGAGCAACTCATTCTGCAGGAAAGAGAAACAGCGAAATATGCTAGACTCTTTTACGAGAATTTTGGTGGTCTGAAAAAAGTAGTTGCATCCGCCTCTACAGGTACTCACGCTGACAGAGTTGAGTATCCTCCGCTACCGCCAGTTGTTTATCCGAACGATTCAAGGACACTCAAAAAGCTAAATGTAGAATTCAGCGGTGAGGAGAGATCAAATCGTTCGAGAATTCCATTACTCGAATAA
- the VPS28 gene encoding ESCRT-I subunit protein VPS28 (similar to Saccharomyces cerevisiae VPS28 (YPL065W); ancestral locus Anc_8.529), with protein sequence MEEVPLFDRDISLKERGLIETLSEIYSIIITVDQVEKLYLKDVIENENAYTVLTNKLLAQYNTLLSNNENDSDFKEKFGNSITEFSEKYNIIAPNGVIRLEKGIPMTVEHMSNSQSDSGMAKNNINSKHVAEATGNFITVMDAIKLNYRAKDQLHPLLAELLLSINRIGGLHSNDMSNGEKGSDRTFGENKKKLVEWIVKINKMKMSEELDEKEAKELLFDLDIAYKSFFAMLN encoded by the coding sequence ATGGAAGAGGTACCTTTATTTGATCGCGACATTTCACTAAAAGAGCGGGGGCTTATTGAGACTCTGTCAGAGATTTACTCCATCATAATTACTGTTGATCAAGTAGAGAAACTGTACTTGAAAGATGTaatagaaaatgaaaatgctTATACGGTTCTTACAAATAAACTACTAGCGCAATATAATACATTGCTgtcaaataatgaaaacgATTCCGATTTTAAAGAGAAATTCGGTAACTCCATAACTGAGTTCAGCGAAAAGTATAATATAATAGCGCCTAATGGGGTAATACGGTTGGAAAAAGGTATACCTATGACCGTTGAACATATGAGCAATAGTCAAAGTGATTCAGGGATGGCaaaaaacaatatcaaTAGCAAACACGTTGCAGAAGCAACAGGGAATTTTATTACGGTGATGGATGCAATTAAACTGAATTATAGAGCCAAGGACCAATTACATCCATTACTTGCTGAATTGCTGTTAAGCATCAACCGAATCGGTGGTTTGCATTCGAATGATATGAGTAACGGGGAAAAAGGATCAGATAGAACTTTCGGAGAaaataagaagaaattggTAGAATGGATTGTGAAGATAaacaagatgaaaatgagtgaagaacttgatgaaaaagagGCTAAAGAACTGCTATTTGATCTCGATATTGCATACAAAAGCTTCTTTGCAATGCTTAACTGA
- the CWC27 gene encoding putative peptidylprolyl isomerase CWC27 (similar to Saccharomyces cerevisiae CWC27 (YPL064C); ancestral locus Anc_8.528) → MQEPQTTAKCIIYTSKGRLDVELWCKEIPTASRKFLEDCQLGKLKDEAIYEISGDGKTIFFSHNRSDNLSLPTETNDRIKFNRNGILGWDNNTNRWFMTLKEYTTQDTDNKVIAGKIVDGSFYTLKAIADSSEVRPDGLLLYPAHVKETEITIPYFKDLPQVKTIQSKILEEIRPKKLTKVRLLYEDEDEDDNEDGYKDEDENNELPSRKRMCIKMPKGIKVQVEPTVYPAGTDSDASRAQHLDCLEETDDQGEEITEAAQKYLFQQDEKANRERKTLIMLDIFKKNVKGKNILKKGI, encoded by the coding sequence ATGCAAGAACCACAAACTACTGCTAAATGTATCATATATACCAGCAAAGGCCGCTTGGATGTGGAGTTGTGGTGTAAGGAGATACCAACTGCTTCTAGAAAATTTCTCGAGGATTGTCAGTTGGGTAAGCTAAAGGATGAAGCCATTTACGAAATTTCTGGTGATGGCAAAAcaattttcttctctcaTAATAGATCTGACAACCTTTCTCTTCCAACAGAAACTAACGACAGGATAAAATTTAATAGGAATGGGATACTGGGCTGGGACAACAACACCAATAGATGGTTTATGACACTCAAAGAGTACACGACGCAGGACACAGACAACAAAGTAATCGCAGGTAAAATTGTCGATGGCTCTTTCTACACGTTGAAAGCTATTGCTGATAGCAGTGAAGTTAGGCCAGATGGCTTATTGTTGTACCCGGCACATGTTAAAGAAACTGAAATAACGATACCCTATTTTAAAGATTTACCACAAGTAAAAACTATacaatcaaaaattcttgaagagaTACGACCAAAGAAGTTGACAAAGGTCAGGCTGCTttatgaagatgaggatgaagacGACAATGAAGATGGATATaaagatgaggatgaaaacaatgaatTGCCTTCAAGGAAGAGGATGTGCATAAAGATGCCTAAAGGAATTAAAGTCCAGGTAGAACCAACTGTTTATCCTGCTGGGACTGACTCTGACGCGAGTCGCGCTCAACATTTAGATTGTTTGGAGGAAACTGATGATCAAGGTGAGGAAATCACCGAAGCTGCACAGAAATATTTGTTTCAACAAGATGAGAAAGCCAATCGTGAGCGGAAAACCTTAATAATGCTTGAtatattcaagaaaaatgtgAAGGGTAAAAATATTCTCAAAAAGGGAATCTAG